The following coding sequences are from one Maniola hyperantus chromosome 7, iAphHyp1.2, whole genome shotgun sequence window:
- the LOC117983495 gene encoding DGAT1/2-independent enzyme synthesizing storage lipids isoform X2 encodes MGFISYFYDNYSASLYDIMVEYVDNEYSLWLTWFLTPVLVTFLLPAVIIVLIYTSSIIFHLYRLYRLRIVQGVDHNDWKQAARLAVCALWDAHGWLWHGYEIRGIENIPDGPFLLIFYHGALPIDMYYFTARLLLFKRRLMHTVADRFMFKIPGWASLLEGLCVIPGTVQTCAGVLKAGNSLAIAPGGVYEAQFGDHYYRLNWKTRVGFAKVALEAKVPVVPMFTQNVREAFRTVGWLRGICLRIYAATRIPLAPVYGGFPVKLVTHLGPAIPYDPANTPELLQKKVASAIEDLVEEHQRIPGSILHALIERVYEMPKKRPKTNAHTNGVCQNGIKKTEKQDSLSEKCESDKAKVS; translated from the exons ATGGGTTTtatttcgtatttttacgatAATTATTCGGCGAGTCTATACGATATTATGG TCGAGTACGTGGATAATGAGTACAGTTTGTGGCTGACGTGGTTCCTGACGCCAGTTCTGGTGACCTTCCTGTTGCCAGCCGTCATCATCGTCTTAATCTACACCAGCAGTATCATATTCCACCTTTACAGACTCTACAG GTTGCGAATAGTGCAAGGCGTCGACCACAATGACTGGAAGCAAGCGGCTCGACTCGCCGTCTGCGCTCTATGGGACGCGCATGGCTGGCTGTGGCATG GCTACGAGATCCGAGGAATTGAGAATATCCCAGACGGGCCGTTCCTGCTGATCTTCTACCACGGCGCGCTGCCCATCGACATGTACTACTTTACCGCGCGCTTGCTGCTGTTCAAGAGGCGGCTCATGCACACCGTGGCCGACCGCTTCATGTTCAAAATACCCG GCTGGGCGTCCCTTCTGGAAGGTTTGTGCGTGATCCCGGGCACAGTGCAGACTTGCGCCGGAGTGCTCAAAGCGGGCAACTCTCTAGCCATCGCGCCGGGCGGAGTGTACGAGGCGCAGTTCGGAGATCACTACTACAGGCTCAACTGGAAGACCAGGGTTGGGTTCGCCAAAGTTGCTCTCGAGGCAAAAGTG CCGGTAGTGCCGATGTTCACGCAGAACGTTCGCGAAGCGTTCCGCACAGTGGGCTGGTTGCGCGGCATCTGCCTGCGCATCTACGCCGCCACGCGCATCCCGCTGGCGCCGGTGTACGGGGGCTTCCCCGTCAAACTGGTCACCCACCTCGGACCCGCCATACCGTACGACCCTGCGAACACGCCTGAGCTCTTACAGAAGAAG gTTGCGTCCGCAATCGAAGATTTAGTGGAAGAGCACCAAAGGATACCCGGAAGTATCCTCCATGCCCTTATAGAAAGGGTGTACGAAATGCCCAAGAAAAGGCCGAAAACCAACGCCCACACTAACGGGGTCTGCCAAAACGGCATCAAGAAGACTGAGAAACAAGATAGTTTAAGTGAAAAGTGCGAGAGTGACAAAGCTAAAGTGTCATAG
- the LOC117983495 gene encoding DGAT1/2-independent enzyme synthesizing storage lipids isoform X1, with amino-acid sequence MVENQCKARPVKAYIMSDLLKKFDTEATNDLVKVATAVVGFYVGLFYLEYVDNEYSLWLTWFLTPVLVTFLLPAVIIVLIYTSSIIFHLYRLYRLRIVQGVDHNDWKQAARLAVCALWDAHGWLWHGYEIRGIENIPDGPFLLIFYHGALPIDMYYFTARLLLFKRRLMHTVADRFMFKIPGWASLLEGLCVIPGTVQTCAGVLKAGNSLAIAPGGVYEAQFGDHYYRLNWKTRVGFAKVALEAKVPVVPMFTQNVREAFRTVGWLRGICLRIYAATRIPLAPVYGGFPVKLVTHLGPAIPYDPANTPELLQKKVASAIEDLVEEHQRIPGSILHALIERVYEMPKKRPKTNAHTNGVCQNGIKKTEKQDSLSEKCESDKAKVS; translated from the exons ATGGTGGAGAATCAGTGTAAGGCTAGGCCGGTGAAAGCTTACATAATGAGTGATTTGCTGAAAAAGTTCGACACCGAAGCCACCAATGATCTCGTCAAAGTGGCAACGGCGGTTGTCGGCTTCTATGTCGGCTTGTTTTATc TCGAGTACGTGGATAATGAGTACAGTTTGTGGCTGACGTGGTTCCTGACGCCAGTTCTGGTGACCTTCCTGTTGCCAGCCGTCATCATCGTCTTAATCTACACCAGCAGTATCATATTCCACCTTTACAGACTCTACAG GTTGCGAATAGTGCAAGGCGTCGACCACAATGACTGGAAGCAAGCGGCTCGACTCGCCGTCTGCGCTCTATGGGACGCGCATGGCTGGCTGTGGCATG GCTACGAGATCCGAGGAATTGAGAATATCCCAGACGGGCCGTTCCTGCTGATCTTCTACCACGGCGCGCTGCCCATCGACATGTACTACTTTACCGCGCGCTTGCTGCTGTTCAAGAGGCGGCTCATGCACACCGTGGCCGACCGCTTCATGTTCAAAATACCCG GCTGGGCGTCCCTTCTGGAAGGTTTGTGCGTGATCCCGGGCACAGTGCAGACTTGCGCCGGAGTGCTCAAAGCGGGCAACTCTCTAGCCATCGCGCCGGGCGGAGTGTACGAGGCGCAGTTCGGAGATCACTACTACAGGCTCAACTGGAAGACCAGGGTTGGGTTCGCCAAAGTTGCTCTCGAGGCAAAAGTG CCGGTAGTGCCGATGTTCACGCAGAACGTTCGCGAAGCGTTCCGCACAGTGGGCTGGTTGCGCGGCATCTGCCTGCGCATCTACGCCGCCACGCGCATCCCGCTGGCGCCGGTGTACGGGGGCTTCCCCGTCAAACTGGTCACCCACCTCGGACCCGCCATACCGTACGACCCTGCGAACACGCCTGAGCTCTTACAGAAGAAG gTTGCGTCCGCAATCGAAGATTTAGTGGAAGAGCACCAAAGGATACCCGGAAGTATCCTCCATGCCCTTATAGAAAGGGTGTACGAAATGCCCAAGAAAAGGCCGAAAACCAACGCCCACACTAACGGGGTCTGCCAAAACGGCATCAAGAAGACTGAGAAACAAGATAGTTTAAGTGAAAAGTGCGAGAGTGACAAAGCTAAAGTGTCATAG
- the LOC117983493 gene encoding divergent protein kinase domain 2A-like, with amino-acid sequence MNENYNRMLLRRRFCKRVVLMLTAFTVSFYASVLLFGGFKGPQVMRLTDLNRCPACYGVTVCPELYSNQITLDSNHWNMFNAKNIYYGYTKSNRRVVLKKLAHDWELKEFDDKLCDTWHLKHSCKVIQLLNMTNIDEKLLNIVEFNLSWPDTKPRKGLVMCPYAYSVYDLIQSLLNNKRESYKSEIINIWTMLSINPEPIILQVIPKSKGWPVPPFGGVCGRLEVVGHEGEPLSTLLHVAWHRKLKYAQKILDAAMDFTFKHDRFRFYLMDWSLDNIVANGKDEITFVDLEDLVVLDKHISPKKDLPDWYQRYSRELMGPGFTFSIENMCRHHLSDHNLWAACYILAGDDNPLIYPIPKKVNTSRPHFDRLLSTCLNGEDRFRTVRKLQHVIEEMLSDEKIVGFGAVR; translated from the exons ATGAATGAAAATTATAACAGAATGTTACTGCGGCGTAGATTTTGTAAACGCGTTGTGCTTATGTTGACTGCCTTTACTGTATCATTTTATGCTTCAGTTTTATTGTTCGGAGGCTTTAAAGGGCCTCAAGTGATGCGTCTGACAGATTTGAATCGTTGTCCAGCTTGCTACGGCGTCACAGTATGCCCTGAGCTTTATTCAAATCAAATAACATTGGATTCTAACCATTGGAATATGTTTAATGCTAAAAACATATACTACGGCTACACAAAGTCAAACAGAAGAGTGGTTTTAAAGAAACTAGCACACGACTGGGAACTGAAAGAGTTTGATGACAAGCTTTGTGATACCTGGCACTTGAAACATAGTTGCAAGGTTATTCAACTGCTTAACATGACAAATATAGATGAAAAACTACTAAATATAGTTGAGTTTAACCTATCATGGCCAGACACTAAACCCAGGAAGGGACTAGTGATGTGTCCTTATGCATACAGTGTGTATGATTTAATTCAGTCTTTGTTAAATAACAAACGGGAGAGTTATAAATCAGAGATAATAAATATTTGGACCATGCTCAGCATTAATCCTGAACCTATTATTTTGcag GTAATACCAAAATCTAAAGGTTGGCCGGTTCCACCATTCGGCGGGGTCTGCGGCCGCCTGGAAGTGGTTGGGCATGAGGGAGAGCCCCTGTCTACATTACTGCACGTAGCCTGGCACAGGAAGTTGAAGTATGCACAGAAGATCTTAGATGCTGCTATGGACTTTACTTTTAAACATGACCG ATTTCGTTTCTACCTCATGGATTGGTCATTGGACAACATTGTTGCAAATGGAAAGGATGAAATCACATTTGTCGACTTAGAAGACTTAGTAGTTCTCGATAAGCATATATCACCAAAGAAAGACCTGCCCGATTGGTACCAGCGGTACTCGAGAGAGCTCATGGGACCTGGTTTCACATTCTCTATCGAAAATATGTGTAGACATCATCTTAGTGACCATAACCTTTGGGCTGCATGTTACATTTTGGCCGGAGACGACAATCCTTTAATATATCCTATACCTAAAAAAGTCAATACTTCTAGACCACATTTTGATAGATTATTAAGTACATGTCTGAACGGAGAAGACAGATTTCGTACAGTAAGAAAGCTACAACATGTCATAGAAGAAATGTTATCTGATGAAAAGATAGTAGGATTCGGTGCTGTAAGatga